The following is a genomic window from Actinomadura sp. WMMB 499.
CGAGGTGACCCCCGCATCCACACCAACGGCCGTCCCGGCGGGGGCCAGAGGGGTGATGCGGTCCTCGCACAGGATCGAGCAGAACCACCGCCCGGCCGCGTCCCGCGACACCGTCACCGCGGACGGCACCGCACCCTCCGGCAGCGGACGCGACCACACGATCGCCAGCGGCCCGCTCACCTTCGCCAGCCTCAGCTCGCCGCCGCGGAAGGTGAACGCCGACCGGGTGTACTCCGCGCAGGCCCGGGACTTCTTACGCGACTTGAACCGCGGATAGCGCGCGCGCTTGGCGAAGAACGCGGTGAAGGCGGCCTGCAGATGCCGCAGCGCCTGCTGCAACGGCACGCACGACACTTCGTTCAGGAACGCCAGCTCACCGGTCTTCTTCCACCCCGTCAGCGCCGCCGAGGTATCACCGTAGGACATGCTGCGCCGCTCGCACCGCCACGCGCGGGTGCGTTCCTCCAGGGCCTTGTTGTACACCAGCCGCACGCACCCGAACGTGCGGGCGAGCTCGGCCGCCTGCCCGTCCGTCGGATAGAAGCGGTATTTGAATGCCCGCTTGACCGTGCACGCCATGCCCGCAACCTAACGACGCAGATACAGGGGCCGCAGGCGTTCGGCGGATTCGGCGGATTTGCCGGAAAGGTGGTGGTGGACGGTGATCCGCCCCGGGGGCGGATCACCTTTCCCTGTCCTGCTCCGCAGGGGTTTCGTTTCCTCCCCGGCCTGAAGGCCGGAGTATCCGCGAAGGAGTCCTGATGACTTCCCCGGAAGAGGACTTCGACCGGGCGCTCCGCCGCGCCGGATGGCACCCCGGCCGCAAGGTCGACATCTCCGCCTACCGCACCTGGTACGCGGCCGAAGGATACGAGCAGCACGCCGCGGGCGAGACCTTCCTCGAGGAGTACGGCGGCCTGCGTTTCGACGAGTCGGGCCCCGGCGTCTCCGTGGCGCGGCAGCCGTTCTTCATCGACCCGTCCCGGACCGGCGGCGAGGACGAACTCGTCGCGGCGTGGGCGGAGAACCTCGGGAAGAACATCGTCCCCCTGGGCGACCTCGAACGAGAAATGATCACGTTCGGCATGGACGAGGACGGACTGATCTATCTCTTCGCGGGCTTCGCCAAGGTCAAGGGTGCGAACCGGGAAGGGCTCAAGTCACTCGTCCTCGGCATCGACGGCGAGACCCTCGACGGCTGACCAGGTCCTTGACGTCCTGGGCAGGGAACGTCGTGGAGAACCGCTGGGAGCGTCCGGCGGGGCGGCTGATCGCGGTCGAGCGGCTCGGGTACCTGATCCTCGCGCTGCGGGAGGCGGAGTCGCCCGGCGCCGGAGACGTCGAGGCGCGCTTCGCCGGGCTCGCGGCGGCCGCGGCGGGCACGGCCGTCCCGCCCGACGTACCGGACGACCTGGACGTGCCGGATCCGCGGATCGGCACGGAGCTGCGGATGCTCGCACGGCTGCTGCGGGAGCCGCCGCGCCGCGAGCCGCGGCGGCGTGTCCGGGGCGGCGTCTAGGGTGCGGGCATGGAATCGCTGCGGGCGAAGCTCGACCTGGTCCGGCGGGTCGAGGACGAGCACGGGTTCGGGGTCGAGATCGGTGCGCCCGGCGCGCTGGAGCCGATCCCGGAGCTGCCGGACGGGGTGACCGAGGTGTTCGGCCTGTTCTCGCGACTGGCCGGGGACTACTTCAACTTCGTCCGCCCGCCGGAGATCGCCGGACCGGACGCCTGGCGGGCGCGGCGGACGGACGAGGACTGCCCGCTGGGCGATCCGCTGGCCATCGGCTACGAGCGGTACGGCCTCCCGCCCGACCTGCGCGGCGACATCCCGGGCGGCGCACCGATCAACCTGGACCTGCAAAACGGGAGCGTCTACTACTGCGACCCCGACGAGTACATCCACGCCTACAAGCACGTGGAGGTCGAGACGATCCAGACGGAGGAGTTCGCGCCCGGCATCGTGGAGTTCTTCGACACGTTCGTCCTCGGCCCCCGGTACCCGGAGCTGGTGGCGGGGGCGATCGGGCCGAACGTCGTCGGGGAGCGGGACCGGAAGGGACGGCCCCGCGACTCGTGGACGCGGCTGCTGCGGGCGGCCGGCCTGCTCTGACACCGGCGCCCGTCCCGCGACGGGGACGGGCGCCGGGTGACGGGCGTCAGGCGGACGGGTCGTAGGCGAGGTTCGGGGCGAGCCAGCGCTCGACCTCGGCGAGGGGCATCCCGCGGCGGGCGGCGTAGTCCTCGACCTGGTCCTTGCCGAGGCGGCCGACGGTGAAGTACCGCGACTCCGGGTGCGCGAAGATCAGGCCGCTGACGCTGGCGGCGGGCGTCATCGCGTACGACTCGGTGAGCCCGATGCCGAGCCGTCCGGCGTCCAGCAGCTCGAACAGGTCGCGCTTCTCGCTGTGGTCGGGGCTGGCCGGGTAGCCGAGGGCGGGCCGGATACCGCGGAACCGCTCGGCGTGCAGGTCCTCCAGGAGGGGGTCGGCGTCGGGCTCGAACCAGTCGCGGCGGGCCTTCAGGTGGACGTACTCGGCGAACGCCTCCGCGAGCCGGTCGGCGAGCGCCTTCACCATGATCGACTTGTAGTCGTCGTTGTCGGCCTCGTACCGGGCGGCGAGGTCCTCGGCGCCCAGGATCGTCACCGCGAACCCGCCGAGGTGGTCGCCGGACGGGGCGACGTAGTCGGCCAGGCAGCGGTTCGGGCGCCCGGTGGGCTTGGCGGTCTGCTGCCGCAGCATCGGGAAGCGGGTGCCGTCCGTCAGGACGATGTCGTCGCCCTCGGAGTGCGCGGGCCAGAACCCGTAGGCGCCGCGCGCCTTCAGCGAGCCGTTCTTGACGATCTCGTCGAGCAGCTCGTTGCCCTCGTCGAACAGTTCGCGGGCGACGGGCTGGTCGAGGATCGCGGGGTACTTGCCCTTCAGCTCCCACGCGAGGAAGAAGAACTGCCAGTCGATCATCTCGCGGAGCGTCGCCAGGTCCGGTTCGACGACGCGGACGCCCGTGAACTCGGGGGTCGGCAGGTCGGCGAAGGAGACCTTCTCCGGGTTCGCGCGGGCCTGCTCGGCGGTGAGCAGCGGCCGCCGCTGCTTCGTCTCGTGCTCGGCGCGCAGCCGGTCCTGCTCGGCGCGGGTGGACGCGGCGAGCGCGGCGGCGCGCTCCGGGTCGAGCAGGTCGGACACGACGCCGACGACGCGGGACGCGTCCAGGACGTGCACGGTCGTCTGGTCGTAGACGGGGGCGATCTTCACGGCGGTGTGCTGCCGCGAGGTGGTGGCGCCGCCGATCAGCAGCGGCAGGTCCATCCCGCGGCGCTGCATCTCGGACGCGACCG
Proteins encoded in this region:
- a CDS encoding SUKH-3 domain-containing protein translates to MTSPEEDFDRALRRAGWHPGRKVDISAYRTWYAAEGYEQHAAGETFLEEYGGLRFDESGPGVSVARQPFFIDPSRTGGEDELVAAWAENLGKNIVPLGDLEREMITFGMDEDGLIYLFAGFAKVKGANREGLKSLVLGIDGETLDG